From Toxorhynchites rutilus septentrionalis strain SRP chromosome 2, ASM2978413v1, whole genome shotgun sequence, a single genomic window includes:
- the LOC129770268 gene encoding nucleolar transcription factor 1-like, with protein MRNRSMSVFEPKESTRLSMKFEGVVSDDIRSDTENEDLADESAAEAEIEDQVISENWTQEDYDLLLEKLHAALPKRDVRKIKTSLQAIDWDKIELPNHSPEEVKEVSLMLISKVRPFKTLTEILKDVPKVVHKLLEADKPKMPMSAYNIFFKTNLPRWKEQNDLKPRELFKYAASEYQNLSEKKRRKYEDEAARLKAEYKEKMEKYKKTNPVQSKANAPKVIKGLAKTPFNLFYYSRREISSNITLQQARKEWETLAVKNKIKYIKESFEMQSESKLNKKEQEILDRYHGKPDFVGRNPYDYFMRKLRPKYEEKNIVGTERERLMNEDYKKLTEQQTQELKLEYADAREKYIVQYRVFIQNLPPEKREAEIQYLQSMVDKGKKGKEEKRSIDGVKTIKAEERHSVPAEEDPPAAESTTIQKPEKENKSKKKKANPAPEPETRDVTPPRQPNKKAKVVSPVKVVEKKSSKQNDEAPSNSVGHEDKSTTSKNGKGDSKKRSSPEGAPLQVTEKKKPKVEKQATPAMKEPERPPKVIEEFYRQRVYKGKVGKHLESFANLSATKKTEIANRMKQAQKQYLVDFERFLKSLPKDRIQDYVLKMNAQKKGRKSESEEDEEESGSSGSSEEEDDN; from the exons atGAGAAACCGTTCTATGTCGGTGTTTGAGCCAAAGGAAAGTACTCGTTTGTCGATGAAATTTGAGGGAGTTGTTTCCGACGACATACGATCTGATACTGAAAATGAGGACCTTGCTGACGAATCCGCCGCCGAGGCCGAGATTGAGGACCAAGTGATTTCGGAAAATTGGACCCAGGAAGATTACGATCTGTTGCTGGAAAAGTTGCATGCTGCCTTGCCAAAGAGGGACGTCCGGAAGATAAAGACCTCACTGCAGGCGATTGATTGGGACAAGATAGAGCTGCCAAACCACAGCCCAGAAGAGGTGAAGGAAGTTTCACTGATGCTGATCTCGAAGGTGCGCCCCTTCAAAACGCTAACCGAGATATTGAAAGATGTCCCGAAAGTCGTGCACAAACTGTTGGAGGCGGATAAACCAAAAATGCCAATGTCAGCCTAtaacattttcttcaaaacaaatTTGCCCAGGTGGAAGGAGCAAAACGATTTGAAGCCGAGAGAACTTTTCAAGTATGCTGCCAGTGAGTACCAGAATCTTTCCGAGAAGAAGCGGCGTAAATATGAGGATGAAGCTGCCCGACTGAAAGCTGAATACAAGGAAAAGATGGAAAAATATAA GAAGACAAACCCTGTCCAGAGTAAAGCGAATGCACCCAAAGTTATCAAAGGTCTAGCGAAAACGCCTTTCAATCTGTTCTATTACTCGCGCCGTGAGATTTCATCCAATATAACTCTGCAGCAGGCGCGAAAGGAGTGGGAAACATTGGCGGTTAAGAACAAGATCAAATACATCAAAGAATCATTCGAGATGCAGAGTGAAAGTAAGCTGAATAAGAAGGAACAGGAAATACTGGACCGCTATCACGGTAAACCCGATTTTGTTGGACGGAATCCGTACGATTACTTTATGCGAAAACTTCGCCCAAAGTATGAAGAGAAGAACATCGTTGGAACTGAGCGCGAGCGCCTGATGAACGAAGACTACAAGAAGCTGACGGAACAACAGACGCAGGAGCTTAAACTGGAATATGCAGACGCACGGGAGAAATACATTGTCCAGTATCGGGTGTTTATCCAAAATTTACCGCCAGAGAAGCGGGAGGCCGAAATACAATATTTGCAAAGTATGGTTGATAAGGGTAAAAAGGGGAAGGAAGAAAAACGATCCATTGACGGGGTAAAAACCATCAAGGCAGAAGAACGCCATTCCGTACCGGCGGAGGAGGATCCGCCAGCAGCAGAGTCAACGACAATACAGAAACCAGAGAAAGAAAACAAGAGTAAGAAAAAGAAGGCAAATCCCGCGCCAGAACCAGAGACAAGAGATGTTACGCCGCCACGCCAGCCGAATAAAAAAGCGAAAGTGGTATCACCTGTGAAGGTAGTGGAGAAAAAATCCAGCAAACAAAATGATGAAGCACCATCGAACTCTGTTGGTCATGAGGACAAAAGTACCACGAGCAAAAATGGGAAAGGTGATTCGAAGAAACGTTCTTCACCGGAAGGCGCACCCCTGCAGGTGACGGAAAAGAAGAAGCCCAAGGTAGAGAAGCAGGCAACACCCGCCATGAAGGAACCGGAAAGGCCCCCCAA AGTGATCGAAGAGTTCTACCGGCAGCGAGTCTACAAGGGCAAGGTGGGCAAACATCTGGAATCGTTCGCGAATCTTTCGGCGACGAAAAAGACCGAGATCGCCAACCGCATGAAGCAAGCCCAGAAGCAGTATCTGGTCGATTTCGAGCGCTTCTTGAAATCGTTACCCAAGGACCGCATCCAGGACTACGTTCTGAAGATGAACGCGCAGAAAAAGGGCCGGAAATCCGAATCCGAAGAGGACGAAGAGGAGTCGGGAAGTAGCGGCAGTTCCGAGGAGGAGGACGATAATTAA
- the LOC129765324 gene encoding protein raptor homolog — protein sequence MNIMPSVLLNTRVKLPDVAFWRLTQCTNHWMNILWMEEQSWTMAKESKNESNSTVERERFDVARVTFRSLPDCSREDLHKVCKLARDRISPSTFPVIHYNDHSEPRFNSSNVASFWLNDDTYSSVQIESSMAEVQNWINFPAIFVIECDTAEIYPKLFEANSKSFCLACCSLGSSAYSSLTPTDLFSCLLSTPVQVAYDWHFSGTGRIAAPIPGDLGDKYSLYGQLEWILTITTDAIARYRFSTKLFERLFHSDLLVATLFRRFMLAERIMKKFGCIPVSYPPLPESSGEEMWVLWDRAMDRTIELAPDCDKPNFTLINGFLADIMEHMKPRYTYLIAKVLTYSKYNSDYFDVFNQCWENLSGKPHLQDAITREIVTCLNSVDQNLFEKIVMFLTNILSTKLSKVCHLKGLSEVNLLSKLPKNSDNDFCLRTIFLQLVVEKNFPSSADSKQLLTTYCSKLMDHPNADIRMGITLLAALLAKGKSTLVEINVERLFRNPEPRMRAVALEAWAIANKNSDEKDGIVDKILSIFVANCSPFLHGELTAHLRSTAVGHVQELVSACKQEQSNASGLMNNKSKSKKKHNRAQLMAKSYKEAEVAKLWRVLNSLSEDPEMHLLVSFIRRKATENDQVKKKARKRIIDELMLILPERKSFLERSIQGFFDSFTVTAAADDMVAEAQHEGVGSEAEFNDTRQHNPSVAALKERKSIVTQHAPDLIGFGPGEQLAIAFRDHVCWQSYSGESAILKSTVSTGTDISNHITSLLPNVPPVSNNLLVGHSDGTVRIWQTTSTGSVPGYSWQALYGLDAIPSPKTAKVLFAAFGETLLSAGAPRYLRMWDLAEGWMVADIDTGTDHPTTAIECHSRQCLAVGAADGGVRLLDLRASNAAGKMAVVAKHRSSVRRISVRPDGMTMMSACSDGVFYTVDLRKPSAPLKQWTIDGQAVDDIAFHKAYDIVACAGESTGVYSTDGELLCDVNAELKRGPSSCVAFHPNDAMLCVGYKDNTAVLYSSE from the exons ATGAACATCATGCCTTCTGTTCTGCTGAACACTCGAGTGAAATTACCAGATGTTGCGTTCTGGAGACTGACCCAATGCACAAATCACTGGATGAATATTCTGTGGATGGAAGAGCAATCGTGGACAATGGCGAAGGAATCCAAAAACGAATCGAACTCAACCGTTGAGCGAGAACGCTTCGACGTTGCGCGTGTTACTTTCCGAAGCCTTCCGGACTGTTCCAGGGAGGATCTCCATAAAGTTTGTAAACTAGCACGAGATCGTATTTCCCCGTCGACATTTCCGGTGATTCATTACAATGATCATTCGGAACCACGGTTCAATAGCTCTAATGTGGCAAGTTTTTGGCTCAATGATGACACGTACTCCAGTGTTCAGATTGAATCGTCAATGGCCGAAGTCCAAAATTGGATCAATTTTCCGGCGATTTTCGTGATTGAATGTGACACGGCCGAGATCTATCCGAAGTTATTTGAGGCAAACAGTAAGAGTTTCTGTTTAGCTTGCTGCTCTCTGGGTTCTTCGGCGTATTCATCGCTAACGCCAACGGACTTATTCAGCTGTTTGCTGTCAACACCCGTCCAGGTGGCTTACGATTGGCACTTTAGTGGAACTGGCCGTATTGCGGCGCCGATTCCAGGAGATCTGGGAGATAAATATTCACTGTACGGTCAGCTAGAGTGGATCTTGACAATAACAACAGATGCCATCGCTAGATATCGCTTTTCAACAAAGCTTTTCGAACGGTTGTTCCACAGTGATCTGTTGGTAGCGACTTTATTCCGCCGATTTATGCTTGCGGAAAGAATTATGAAGAAATTCGGATGTATCCCGGTATCTTATCCCCCACTTCCAGAGTCTAGTGGCGAAGAAATGTGGGTTCTGTGGGATCGCGCAATGGATCGAACGATTGAACTAGCTCCCGACTGTGACAAGCCAAATTTCACTCTAATCAACGGATTCCTAGCGGATATCATGGAGCATATGAAACCCAGA TACACATATTTGATTGCAAAGGTGCTGACGTATTCCAAATATAATTCGgactattttgatgttttcaatcAATGTTGGGAAAATTTGTCCGGCAAACCACATCTACAGGATGCAATCACGAGAGAAATAGTCACATGTCTCAATTCAGTGGATCAGAACCTATTCGAAAAGATTGTAATGTTCCTTACCAACATTCTGTCCACGAAACTATCCAAAGTGTGCCACCTGAAGGGTCTATCAGAAGTTAATCTACTCTCGAAGCTACCGAAAAATTCAGATAATGACTTCTGTTTGAGGACAATATTTCTACAGCTAGTCGTAGAAAAGAATTTTCCAAGTAGCGCGGATAGCAAACAATTACTGACCACATATTGCTCAAAGCTCATGGATCATCCGAACGCAGACATTCGAATGGGGATCACTCTTCTTGCGGCCCTGCTGGCGAAAGGGAAGTCAACACTGGTTGAAATAAATGTTGAACGGCTTTTCCGCAATCCGGAGCCTAGAATGCGCGCTGTTGCACTTGAGGCTTGGGCCATAGCTAACAAGAACTCGGATGAGAAAGACGGCATCGTAGATAAGATTTTATCCATCTTCGTGGCCAATTGTAGTCCGTTTCTGCACGGAGAACTGACGGCACATCTTCGATCGACCGCTGTCGGACACGTTCAAGAGTTGGTTTCCGCTTGCAAACAGGAACAATCAAACGCGTCTGGATTGATGAACAACAAAAGCAAGTCTAAAAAGAAGCACAACAGAGCTCAACTGATGGCCAAATCATACAAAGAGGCTGAGGTGGCCAAACTGTGGCGCGTGCTGAATTCGCTTTCGGAAGATCCAGAAATGCACCTTCTAGTGTCCTTCATCAGACGGAAGGCTACCGAAAACGACCAGGTTAAGAAGAAAGCCAGAAAAAGAATTATCGACGAGCTTATGTTGATACTGCCGGAGAGGAAATCTTTTCTCGAAAGATCAATTCAGGGCTTTTTCGATAGTTTTACTGTAACTGCTGCGGCTGACGATATGGTTGCGGAAGCTCAACACGAAGGAGTTGGAAGTGAGGCAGAGTTTAACGATACGAGACAGCATAACCCTTCGGTGGCTGCTCTCAAAGAGCGGAAAAGTATTGTTACGCAGCACGCTCCGGATCTGATAGGATTTGGACCCGGTGAGCAGTTAGCGATCGCCTTCAG GGATCACGTTTGTTGGCAGTCTTATTCTGGAGAAAGTGCAATCCTGAAATCAACCGTCTCCACCGGCACAGACATATCTAACCACATCACATCGTTACTTCCCAACGTTCCACCAGTTTCCAACAATCTACTGGTGGGCCATAGCGATGGTACAGTTCGTATATGGCAAACGACTTCGACCGGCTCGGTTCCTGGTTATTCCTGGCAAGCACTGTACGGTCTCGATGCTATTCCTTCACCTAAAACAGCGAAGGTTCTGTTTGCCGCCTTCGGTGAAACACTGCTGTCGGCTGGAGCCCCCCGCTATCTTCGCATGTGGGACCTGGCGGAGGGATGGATGGTTGCGGACATCGATACCGGAACGGATCACCCTACGACAGCTATCGAGTGTCACTCACGCCAATGTCTAGCGGTTGGTGCAGCCGATGGGGGGGTTAGATTGCTGGATTTGCGTGCTTCTAATGCCGCTGGTAAGATGGCGGTAGTCGCGAAGCACCGAAGCTCGGTTCGTCGAATCAGTGTACGACCTGACGGGATGACCATGATGAGTGCTTGTTCGGATGGAGTTTTCTACACCGTCGATTTGAGGAAGCCGTCTGCTCCGCTGAAACAATGGACAATCGATGGACAAGCGGTAGACGACATTGCGTTCCATAAAGCCTACGATATTGTGGCCTGCGCTGGGGAATCGACCGGCGTCTACTCGACCGATGGTGAGCTTTTGTGCGATGTGAATGCTGAACTGAAGAGAGGACCGTCTTCATGCGTTGCCTTCCATCCGAATGACGCAATGTTATGCGTTGGATACAAGGATAATACAGCAGTGCTGTATTCGAGCGAGTGA
- the LOC129765616 gene encoding probable ribonuclease ZC3H12D → MKTPSSAVFARRVRVRNPIRRQSRNPRSANNPSTQSNRQLNPVASNRRLVQAVDQRNRRRITDQNIPIDQRRPVICDGESIAYDAITQQFDAKRVQTAVDWFQNAGHQTTAFIPKYLRGKASNAYAFDNLYNNGKMIEVDCSTPGTAEMNVQLEAQMLQKAVQDDAAVLSEREFRQSYHENSSFHPVIEQRVIGFCFFKSAIFIPTDPYGRRGANLIQILRK, encoded by the coding sequence aTGAAAACTCCTTCATCCGCGGTTTTTGCACGAAGAGTTCGGGTTAGAAACCCCATCCGTCGACAGAGCAGAAATCCAAGATCTGCGAACAACCCCTCGACACAATCCAATCGGCAATTGAATCCCGTTGCGTCCAATAGAAGACTGGTGCAGGCAGTAGACCAACGAAACCGCAGAAGGATTACcgatcaaaatattccgattgATCAGAGGCGCCCCGTTATCTGCGATGGCGAGAGCATCGCCTACGATGCCATTACTCAGCAGTTCGATGCCAAAAGAGTTCAAACTGCGGTGGACTGGTTCCAAAACGCCGGTCATCAGACAACCGCTTTCATTCCGAAATACTTACGGGGAAAGGCATCGAACGCATACGCGTTCGATAATTTGTACAACAATGGTAAGATGATCGAAGTCGACTGCAGCACCCCTGGAACGGCCGAAATGAACGTGCAATTGGAAGCTCAAATGCTCCAGAAAGCGGTTCAGGATGATGCGGCTGTGTTATCGGAACGGGAATTTCGACAATCATATCATGAAAACTCTAGTTTTCACCCAGTTATAGAACAAAGGGTGATTGGGTTTTGCTTTTTCAAATCTGCGATTTTCATTCCAACCGATCCGTACGGTCGCCGTGGAGCGAATCTTATTCAAATTCTGAGAAAATAA